One genomic segment of Mobula hypostoma chromosome 2, sMobHyp1.1, whole genome shotgun sequence includes these proteins:
- the wdcp gene encoding WD repeat and coiled-coil-containing protein — protein MELGKAKLLRTGINVLHQAVHPIHGIAWTDGKQVALTAVYLVNGEVKFGDSNVIGSFEHVNGLHWGPVCYTGTLALLAVQHKKHVTVWQLQNSTLEQNKLFVSQTCELGEIFPILQQGCVWHPKHDALVVLTKRDASVLFAVQIDNRRVKVDIKGGGLINCACWTSDGNRLVIAIGSTLHSYIWNNTQKTLHACNFCPIFDVGGHICAVEACLDLQVIVTTELPLDKICSLNAGLAFDVTPTLETGSLISQPTMLSVAETHSMDSRRKSVDSSRSLTEEPTFSSSGPVDLTHILANHRKSDPSPLIHLQRRDCLTGSGHDSSHLILVTFERKVTTTRKVSIPGILVPDLLCFDPHRCTIAVSSNTCNMVLLYSVTPSSVPNIQQIHLQKNERPKGLCFLTETLLLLLVGKQKSNDPAFLPTSNSDRYLIRLMTKKLLLDDSSENMKTWQPGINISGMKKYFENLSKEEGVTGKELLLPGNTTIQSPTSKKRLIEEISNNSSEQSSEANTPKPTEGAALYDSAMILKDYEAEPVNNSITMHGFGPTNRDLSSPVLLKENQNEQSHARTSLSNSDKVNDEIKQLSIKMEKLLDSFKEMKQCLSQISDCTRNGKKSSLSYPSDPSFLYVVCQKKLQENTIVDEKRAVLLCEGKLRLSTVQEVFNLFVVEMFYGSNWIVLTADSDGFAPLTFKPKQEIMIREGKQTVEPLEFPPPPSPSGSINSDCHRSTT, from the exons ATGGAGCTTGGAAAAGCAAAATTGCTGCGAACTGGAATTAATGTATTGCATCAAGCTGTTCATCCAATTCATGGGATTGCCTGGACAGATGGAAAACAAGTTGCCCTCACTGCTGTTTACCTAGTCAATGGTGAGGTAAAGTTTGGAGATAGCAATGTTATTGGAAGTTTTGAACATGTGAATGGGCTTCATTGGGGTCCTGTTTGTTATACAGGAACTCTAGCATTGCTCGCTGTTCAGCATAAAAAGCACGTAACTGTATGGCAGTTACAAAACAGCACATTAGAACAAAATAAACTATTCGTTTCCCAAACTTGTGAACTTGGAGAGATTTTTCCGATTCTGCAACAAGGCTGTGTGTGGCATCCAAAACATGATGCCTTGGTAGTGCTCACAAAAAGAGATGCCTCTGTATTGTTTGCAGTACAAATTGATAATCGTAGAGTTAAAGTAGACATCAAAGGTGGTGGCTTGATTAATTGTGCTTGTTGGACTTCAGATGGAAATCGTTTAGTGATTGCCATAGGCAGCACCCTTCATtcttatatttggaataatacTCAAAAGACTCTTCATGCATGCAATTTTTGCCCTATTTTTGATGTTGGAGGACATATCTGTGCAGTGGAGGCATGTTTGGATTTACAAGTGATTGTGACAACTGAACTGCCCCTTGATAAAATCTGCAGTCTTAACGCTGGCCTTGCTTTTGATGTTACACCCACATTAGAAACTGGATCTTTAATTTCACAGCCTACGATGCTATCTGTGGCTGAAACCCATTCCATGGATTCAAGAAGAAAATCAGTAGATTCCTCAAGATCATTAACAGAAGAACCAACATTTTCATCATCTGGTCCAGTAGATTTGACACATATTCTAGCAAATCATCGAAAATCGGATCCTAGCCCCCTTATTCACCTACAACGAAGGGATTGCCTTACTGGAAGTGGTCATGATTCTTCACATCTGATTCTTGTAACTTTTGAGAGAAAAGTGACAACAACTAGAAAAGTAAGCATACCTGGGATTCTGGTTCCTGATTTATTATGTTTTGACCCTCATCGATGCACTATTGCTGTATCATCCAATACGTGTAACATGGTATTGCTCTACTCAGTAACACCTTCGAGTGTGCCTAATATTCAGCAAATCCATTTGCAAAAGAATGAACGGCCAAAAGGTTTGTGTTTTCTGACTGAAACACTGTTACTGCTTTTAGTTGGGAAGCAGAAATCGAATGATCCTGCTTTTCTCCCAACTTCTAATTCAGATCGTTATTTAATCAGACTTATGACTAAAAAGCTCTTGTTAGATGATTCTTCAGAAAATATGAAGACCTGGCAGCCAGGTATTAATATTTCTGGAATGAAGAAATATTTTGAAAATCTGTCCAAGGAAGAGGGAGTTACGGGAAAAGAATTGTTGTTGCCAGGGAATACCACAATTCAATCTCCAACTAGTAAAAAGCGATTAATAGAAGAAAtaagtaacaacagcagtgagcAGAGCTCAGAAGCAAATACtccaaaaccaacagaaggagCTGCGCTTTATGACTCTGCAATGATTTTGAAAGACTATGAAGCAGAACCTGTAAATAACTCTATAACAATGCATGGATTTGGACCAACAAACAGAGACTTAAGTAGCCCAGTCTTACTTAAGGAGAATCAAAATGAACAATCACACGCAAGAACTTCACTGAGCAACAGTGATAAAGTGAATGATGAAATTAAACAACTATCtataaaaatggaaaagttgctTGATAGCTTTAAAGAAATGAAACAGTGTCTTTCTCAAATATCAGATTgtacaagaaatggaaagaagtcATCATTGTCCTATCCGTCTGATCCATCATTTCTATATGTCGTCTGTCAG AAAAAGTTGCAGGAGAATACAATTGTGGATGAAAAACGAGCTGTTCTCCTTTGTGAAGGCAAGCTTCGTCTAAGTACAGTCCAAGAAGTCTTTAACCTTTTTGTTGTTGAAATGTTTTACG